CACAGCATGCAATAACTCCTGCACACACACGAACCCACCAGAGATGTTTCCACGTGCCCATTGAGCACCCCTTCATTGACTGGCAGTATTCTTCATGCATCGGCTTGCGCAACGGGCAAGCCGGTCGAAACACAAACCACTTTGTTCTCGGTCGTACAGTGCAGATACCATCATACCCGAAGTGAGCGATTCGCCCGATCCCGGTATTCCATCCACTTCTCAATAGGCCCCAAGAATGACAACAAGAGGCAAAGACAGCTGGGACAGAACGATTCCACGGAGTTTTGTCATCAAGTGAATAAGTTGTGGAAAAAATATAAAGACATTTGTTCACAATGTGGAAAAATGGCAATAACTTCGTTGAAATCGACCACACTAGAGGGTTTTTGGGCTCTTTCAGACATGGTGAAGCAACGACAAAGCCACAGTAATGGGGGTGTGAAAAAACAGTGGAAGGCACAAACAGATCTTCCACTTTATCCGACAATCTATCCGCTCTTTGTGTGTTTCCTGCACAAGGAACCGGCAGGCAGCGCGATACGGCTTTTCATTCAGGTTAACCTGAAGCGGATCCCGCGTTGAAATCGCGAACTTCCAACCCCCAAAGCCTAAACTTTGCGTTCCACCGTGTCATCCTGACCGCAAAGCCGAGCCGCACGTGGCTCTGGGAGATGTTGATTCCATGTCTATCGTGACGCAATGTACTGCGCTGAGTCTGGCTGTTTTCCCAACCTGGATGGTTGGCGGGCTTATCGCCCTGCTGGTAGCCATCTGCCTGCTGCTCATTATGACGGTGCTCATCCAGCGCCCGTCCGGGGGCGGTCTTTCAGGTGCGTTCGGCGGCGGCGGCGGATCCGGGCAGACCGCGTTTGGTGCAAAAACCGGCGATGCGCTCACATGGGCCACTGTCATCATGTTTGCGTTGTTCCTGACATTCGCAGGCGTGCTGAATATCGGTATGGCGGATGACACGCCGCAAACGCAGCAGACAGCGCAAGACCCAACAAATCCTGAGAACAGCGCACCGCTTGATCTCGATCTTGGACAACCACCTACAACAGAAGATACCACCGGATCCACTGATCCAAACACACCTAGCGAGAACGCTGGCAACCCAGCGGAACAACCACCTGAACAGCAGCCTACGGAGCAGCAGGGCGAGCAGCCAACATCAACACCTACAGGGAATCCCGAAGCACCAACCAACGACCCCAACACACCAACGACAGATCCAGCGACAGACCCCACGACACTTCCGGCAACTCTCCCTCCAACACAGCCGCAGCCTGATCCTGCAGTTCCTCCGTCAAATACCCCGACCGAGCCGCCCGCTGGCGGGTCAACTGGTGGCGGAGACCTGCGCTTATGATCCAGTCGATGACCGGGTTCGGCGCAGCCAGCGTGGACAACGAGGGCGCGCACGTCACGATCGAGATTCGCTCGGTCAACTCCAAGTTTTTGAAGATTAACCTGAGATTGCCCGAGGACCTTGCAAGCGCAGAACCCGAGCTTGAGCAGGTAATCCGCGCACGTATCAGTCGTGGCACGCTGACTGTGCGAGCAATGTGCAGCGCACTTGCAGCGGATGCTGCGCACATGGTCAATGAAGCCGCGCTGAAGCGATACATCGATCATTTGCACACTGTGATGAGGCAGTATCCCGACAACACGATGGGGCAAACATCGATGGACATGAGCGGGATGCTTCGTTTGCCGGGCGTACTTGTGCCACCGGACGCCGAGGGTGTCATACCCGACGCGCTGCGCGATGCTTCGAAGCAGGCCCTTGAGAAGGCGATTGATGCAATGATCGAGATGCGCGCCCGCGAGGGCAGTGCAATGGCGAACGAACTGCTGTCCCAGATCAACGTGGTCCGCACAAATCTTGAAACCATCAAAGCCAGCGCCCCCAACGCGACACTTGAGTTTGAAACGCGCCTGATGGCACGCATCGAGAAGCTGCTGGAACGTGCTGGCGTGAAGGGCGCTGAACCCGCTGACATCGTGCGAGAGGTCGCAAGCTATGCAGAGCGTGTTGACATCAACGAGGAGATATCGCGCCTGTCAACGCATCTTGACCATTTCGAAACCCTCCTGAAAGACAACGGCGCAAAGCCGGTGGGCAGAACGCTCGACTTCCTCAGCCAGGAGATGCTTCGCGAAGCGAACACGATTGGGTCAAAGTCGCCCGATGCTGCGCTCGCCCACGCGGTTGTCGAGATCAAGGGCGCGATCGATCGCATCAAGGAGATGGTGCAGAACATCGAGTAGCGTGGCGTGGGAAGGAAGTACACGAACCCAGCAGTTTCCGTCATTGATCTGCGTCTCCAAATCCTGCACGTGGAAACACACGAAACTGATTGAGCGCGCTGTTTTTCACATCATGTGGAAAACACATCCGTGCGTGGCAACACACGTTCTTTTTGGACCTTTGCGTCCGTGTAACCTCTGACAAACCAGAAACTTGCAAAAACGCGGGCTGTAGACAGAATGGGTCTTCGCGCCGAAGCGAACCTCGGGTACACTGGCGGCAGGAAGAGAGAGAGGGACCAGTAGCGCGGGAAACCGCGCCACGACTGGGGATCACGCGGTGGGTTGCCTCCTGCGTCGTGTGATCTATGTCAAAGTTGTGGGCCCATGGCGTGCCCGCAGGTTTGGTGTACCCAGCCAGGCCTCGCGGTCGCTGAATCAGCGATCCCGGCCTTTTTGCAAGATTGCACCTCTGGCTGCAAAGCCCTGTGCTGACACGCATTTGCGGCGCTGCTTCGGATCCTTCTTTCGGGAACAAGACCCCGGTCTCACTCGTTACCATCTCATCAAGCCGTGCTACGGATGCCGAACGTGTATCCTGCCGGGTATCAGTGTCTCGTGCCGATGCGGTATCGTGTAGAATCCTGTCAGTCATGTCCGCCTCGCCCATCACATCCTCTCTTCGAGCTGTCGGTCTCAGCAGAGCAACCAGCACGGTTGTGCTTGTAATGTGTGCGGGGCTTTGGACGTCAACAGCCATCGCGCAGGTCAATGCAACCGATCGGGATGTATCGCACCGCAGCACAGCCCAAACGAACAATCAGTTCCAGCAGAATGCGAGCAGCGACGGGAAGCGCCCGGGCGATCCGGATGCAGACCATGCGGAACAAGCTGTCACCAACGAACTCATTGCGCACTTGTGCAGGGAGTTGGGAAATCCAAAGTGGATTATCCGCGACGATGCGCAGACAGAACTGTCGAGCATACTTCGCCCCTTTGGCACCGAGGAGCAGCGGCGCCAGTGTGCCGTTGCACGCGCCATGCTCATTGAACATCTGCGCGAGGTTCGGGGAAACGTGGAGTCCCGCAATCGTGCGCATGTGCTGCTCAAACACGAGTTCAGGATCTCGCCGCGTGCTGCCATGGGAATCCAGTTCATGCCAGTGAATGGGCGCCCTGCTGTTTCAAGAACGATTGGCGGGTTTGATTCCGAGCGCGTGCTTCGTGCTGGCGATACGTTTGTCAAGTTAGCAAACGTTGCTGTGACAACGCGCGAAGATGTGCAGGCTGTTATCTGCTCGCACCTGCCCGGCGAATCATGCGATGTTGAAGTGATTCGCGATGGCAAGTCGATAGAAACAAGCCTGACACTCGGGTCTTACACAGATCTGAATCAGGCTACAGAAATACTAGATCCAATCTTTGAACTCGGATGGGCATTGCGGCTTGCAAGACTCACCAGCGCCGAACAGACTGAGCCCGTTGTGCCGCAGGAATATGCGCCCGATCTTGATCCGCTCAACTCGAATCCAGTCAGTCAGCCCACGACCCAGCGACTTGCGGATGCGGATACGGCAAACGACGTGGCCCAGATCAATCTAGGTCTGATGGCTGGAGGTGAGAGCGGTGCTATTGATGGGAGCAGATACCGCGATCAGCGACAGGCGAGAGAGGCTGAATACAGAGCAGTTGACAAATCGATCCAGCTTCTTGAGAGGAAAATCGAGTTGTGCAATACCGCTCTCGGCGATCAGAAACAGACAAAGGCTCAGCAGGCCGAAACAGAGGCTCAGAAACGAAGGCTTGAACGTGATCTCAACCGCCAGTTGGAGCGCAAAGCAAATCTTGAAAAGCAGCTCGGGCTCTCCACATCCCGCTGAACCAGTTTCTATAAAATCATTGTTTTTCAGCCCAAACGTCGGTTGCAGCGCATCAATGATGCGGTCACGCCTGCGGTGCATACGCTTGGCACGCTGGCGGGACAGACTGTTTCCCATCACACACGCAGAACAACCCCGATGGTGCGAATCGCACCCTTATGTGGAGGCTTACACGAATGAAATCCACGTCATCATCGATTGACACACCGCGCCGATCCATGCGGATCGCCCTTCCTTGGCTCGCTGTTGCACTGGCTGCGGGCATGTGGTTCATGACGCGCGAGTCGAACGCATCGCGCAGAACATTTGCCCCGCCGACATCGGTCGCCCTTGTCAATATCAGTGTCCTGTTTGAGTCACTTGATGAGGCAGAGGCAAGCGAAAAAGCACTCGACGCGAAACTGGAGCGCTGGGTCACAGAGCAGGCAAAGGCTGCAGATGCGTATCGCGCTGCCGAGGAAGAAGTGAAACTCCAGACACCGTGGTCGGTTGAATGGATCGAGACACAGCGACGCATTGCAGAGTACGGTGGCAAGCTGCAGAGCCTTGACACAGTGCTCAAGAGCCTGAAGTCCCGAGATCGAGGCGCGATGTACCGAAGGATGTATGCGAAGGCTTGTGTCGAGATCGAGAAGATTGCAGCCGCCGAGGGATACGACATTATTATGCTTGATGATCGCACATACTACGAGCTCGATAATGAGGATCGCTGGGGAACGCGAACTGCCGCTGAGACATTCCTCGCGATCACATCACGCCAGATCATCTATGCGAAGAACTCGGTTGATATCACCCAGCGCGTCATCACAGCGATGAACAATGCTTTCCACGCTGGCAACTGATCGCACGCTGGAGATCCACACGTTGACCAGCGAATCAACGAAGAGTCGATTTCCCATGACAACCGCGAGGCTGGCCGAGTTGTTGCACGCAACACTCGACGGCCCCGAGGATGTCGTGATCACGGGTATTGCCGGGCTTGTGGATGCACAATCCGGCGACGTGTCGTTCCTGCGCTCGTCGAAGTTTGCAGATCAGTGTGCGATCTCACAAGCGAGCGCGTTCATTGTGAGCGATGGCGCGCTCAACGGGCACGCGTGTGCAAAGCCTGTTCTGATCGTTCCTGATGCGGATCTTGCGGTGATCCAGGTGCTGACAGCACACGAGAGCAGGGCTGTCGCGTCAGGCATCGCTCCGGATGCCTGTGTACATCCGAGCGCAACAGTTGATTCGAGTGCATCCATCGGTGCCCGGTGCGTGATTGGTGCGGATGTCTATATCGGTGCGCACACCATGTTGCACCCGGGCGTCGTTGTCGAATCCGGCTGTACCATCGGAGATCACTGTGACATTCAGGCACATGTTGTTGTCGGCTCCGATGGATTTGGCTACCACTTTGACAAGGCTCGCGGCGCGCTTGTCAAGGTTCCGCACATTGGGAACGTTGTCATCGGAAGCTATGTCGATATCGGCGCGGGAACATGCATTGATCGTGCAAAGTTCGGATCCACTATCATCGGCGATGGCACGAAGATCGACAACCTTGTGCAGATCGCTCACAACGTGGTCATTGGCAAGGGGTGTATCATTTGCGGGCAAACGGGGATAGCTGGATCTGTCAGAATCGGTAGCAACGTCACAATCGGTGGCGGTGCATCAATCAAGGACAATGTGACCATCGGCGATGGCGTATCCATTTCCGGAAGAGCTGGCGTCATCACGGATATCCCCGCGGGCGAAACGTGGGTTGGTGCCCCGGCGTATCCCGCAAAGGCGCACCACCGCAGGAATGTCGCGCTGGGGTTTGTAACAGAGAACATCACCGCACTCAAACGCCTGCTGGAAGAGCGAAGTCAGCCGGACGAGAGCTGAGATATTCGGCCGACCGCTATCATCACCAAGCATGCACTCGCCTTCCCGCACAACGCTGAAGCACGCTGTTGAAGTTTCGGGCGTTGGTCTCTTTACAGGCGCTCCTGCAACACTGCGTCTTTCTCCATTCACCAACCCGGCAATCGAAGCGACCTGCGGGGATGGTGCGATGTTCGTGCGGAGTTGCACAGGGTATCGGTTCGTCTTCCGACGCACTGACACAGGCGCAGCACCGTGGTGCGTTGCAGGCCCCGACGTGATATCAAGGACTCCGATCCATCCGGCATTTCGCGAGATGCCTCCACGCTGCACGAGCCTTGATCTGCGCGTGTCCGGGCACGACTCAGCCGAGCAACCTATTGCAACAGTTGGCACTGTGGAGCATATTCTCAGTGCGCTTGTCGGCATGGGCATCACGGACGCGTTGATCGAAGTTGATGGCCCCGAGGTGCCGATTCTGGACGGGTCTTCGCTGGCATTTGCAGCACTGATCCATCAGTCGGGCACCCAAACACTTGATGATGAGATCCAGCCGATTGTCGTTCGCGAACCGGTCGTTATCGAGCGCAACGACACACGCATCGAAGTTCAGCCGAGCAATACGTACAGCTTGACCTATTCGCTCGATTATGGTGCGTCGTCGCCTATCCGCAATGGTGTGTGTTCGTGGGTTAACGATGATGCGGACTCGATCGAGTCTGATACGGCAGTCGTTGCGACGGGACGGGACGGATATGCGTCGCTGGTTGCACCCGCGCGTACATTCTGCCTGAAAGCTGAAGCCGACCAGATGCAGCGCGCCGGGTTCTTCAAGCATCTCACTACTCGGGACATGCTGGTGATCGATGGCGATGGTCCGATCGATACCACATACCGGCACCCGCAGGAATGCGCACTACACAAGCTGCTCGACCTGATCGGTGATCTCGCGCTGGCAGGTGCTCCGATCCTCGGGCACATCGCAGCTTCAAGGACCGGACATGCTGCCAATCACGCGATGGCGATTGCTGTAGCCGAACAACGCAAATGACTACCAGTACCCGATCTGCTCGATCGTGTGCGTGTGGGATGACTGTGCACGCATCCAGCCCTGCGAGAGTGAGTAGATCGGGAGCTGCCTGGGGCAGAGGAAGCGAACTGGCAGATGCCCCTCTCCGATCCCGCGCGTGATCGCGCAGAGTGTTTCGCTGACTCTGATGATGCCGGTCGCGTACTGGTTTGGAATATCGCACGACGCGTGCGCAACCATGCCGGGCAATGGTCTGATCTGCCCGCCGTGCGTGTGACCCGCGAGGACAAGATCAAACCCGAGTGAGGAGGCTGCAAACACACGTGTCGGGTAATGGGCGAGCAGCACCCGCATCGGTCTCTGATGCGCTGTGGGTATCGAGATGCTGGCTTGCGCCGAGTTAAGCTTCGATTCGAGTCTGTCAACAGCCAGTTTTACTGCCAGCACATCGGCTGGATAGTGATCGCCGCCCAAAATGAGATCGGGTGTGGCGTCCTGACCAGGCTCAATGATCCCGGCCTGAACTGAGATACCTACAGCACATCCCCCCGGCTCGTCACACCCCAACCAGCGGATGCCCGGCACTCGACGAAGGACCTCTCGTCCACGGGATGTGTCATGATTTCCGAAGATGCCGAAGGTGCCCAAACGAACATTGAACATTTCAGTGAGTCGAGACAGGAGATGGGCTGCTCGATGCTCGTCCCTTGGATGATCCATCAGATCACCCGTTACCACAACAAGATCAACGGGGAATGCGCACGCTTTCTCGATGCGTTTCCAGCCAGAACTGCGGACATTCCAGCGTCTGACGTGGAGATCCGCAACATGCAGGATGGTCAGACCGTGCAGGTTCGGTGCAACCGCGGGGTGCGCGAGCCCGTATATGCCCGATGGCGCTGGGGGGATGGGCTTGCGGGTGCTTACGACATCTCGCACGCATGGATCTCCTCGGTTTGTCACCGGTGTCATCGTGGATGGGTTGTTGAACCGGGTTCACAACAATCGGCAGAATCATCGTTTCTGCAGATGTTGATGCAATTCGGCTGCAATATGACGGCACAGGTGATAGGATAGATCACGAGCAGGGCATACAGTAGCTGCTGCTCACAGGGTCGCGTTATCGGCATGCGATGCCGGGCAGACCCGGTTGGTGTGTGAATGGTTGATTGTGGTGTTGTCACCTCTGGTGAATCGAACGACAATGTCTGGCTCTGTTGCAGGCGCAGGCCGCACAACACAGTCAGTGTGGAACCGAATGCGGCGCGCAACAGTCAAACCGGAGATGGATGTTCCGGTCAATCGCGCTGCTGTAACGTCTCAAGATGTGATTGCCGGTTGATCCCGGCAGATTTCACTCGCGGAGTGTGTCATGGCGAAGATTTTCTACACAGTCGAGGAGACCGCAGCCCGGCTGAACATGTCCGAGGATGAAGTGCTCAAACTCGGCGAGTCGGGACAACTCACGACATACAAGGACCGCGACAAGATCATGTTCAAGGTCGATCAGGTCAACGTCTTTGCTGGTGATGAACCAGATCTCGGTCTTGGTCTTGATGAGTCTGGCATCTCACTCGATGGCTCAGGCATGCTCAACGGTGTGTCGAACAATGGCGCATCGGGCAGTCAGATCCCACTTGCTGATTCGAGTGAGGGTATCTCGCTTGTTGACGATGCGATGGAAGCATCCGGTTCTGTATCGCTCGCGAGTGATTCGGGCTCCGGGTTCGGTATGGAGAACCCATCTGATCAGTCCGGCATCAGTGTGTTTGAAATTGATGACATTGATGACGGCGCGGATGCTGCTGAGCAGACGCAGATTACAGACACCGCAGCGCTTGGTTTTACATCCCTTGATGCTGGTTCATCCGGCTCGGGAATGCTGGATCTGACACGCGAGGTCGATGACTCACAACTCGGTGGCAGCTTCGGCGGATTTGAAGATGTTGCTGCACCTGCAGCTGGTGCTGCCGTTGCGACATCTGCGTTGTTCGAATCCACCGGCACAGACACCGACACAGACACCGCTCCAATGATGATGGTTGCTGGCGAGAAGGTCGAGCCCATGTGGTCCGGGCTGGCAGGCGGCGCAGCGCTCGGCATGATCATGTTGATGGTCGGTGCGATGGGCGCAGCCATGGCTTCCACCCTCGGCAGCTTCCCCGATCTCTTCGGGTGGGCGACCGATTTGGGCATGACAACCGTGCTCGGCATCGGTGCCGGTGTTGTGGTTGTGTTTGCTGTGCTTGGCGCATTGATCGGGAAAATGGTCGGCTGAGCGGTTACAACGTGCGATAACTTCGTTGCTCCCCCTCGCGTTGAGGCCTGAGGAAACATTGATCAGTTCCTGTGGGATGCTTGGAATCCTCGTTTTTCTGCTGCGCCATCCTCGTTACATTTACATTTCTTTGTTTCTTTACACCCCAGTTCTGGAAA
Above is a genomic segment from Phycisphaeraceae bacterium containing:
- a CDS encoding YicC family protein — protein: MIQSMTGFGAASVDNEGAHVTIEIRSVNSKFLKINLRLPEDLASAEPELEQVIRARISRGTLTVRAMCSALAADAAHMVNEAALKRYIDHLHTVMRQYPDNTMGQTSMDMSGMLRLPGVLVPPDAEGVIPDALRDASKQALEKAIDAMIEMRAREGSAMANELLSQINVVRTNLETIKASAPNATLEFETRLMARIEKLLERAGVKGAEPADIVREVASYAERVDINEEISRLSTHLDHFETLLKDNGAKPVGRTLDFLSQEMLREANTIGSKSPDAALAHAVVEIKGAIDRIKEMVQNIE
- a CDS encoding metallophosphoesterase, with translation MRDVVSTRKPIPPAPSGIYGLAHPAVAPNLHGLTILHVADLHVRRWNVRSSGWKRIEKACAFPVDLVVVTGDLMDHPRDEHRAAHLLSRLTEMFNVRLGTFGIFGNHDTSRGREVLRRVPGIRWLGCDEPGGCAVGISVQAGIIEPGQDATPDLILGGDHYPADVLAVKLAVDRLESKLNSAQASISIPTAHQRPMRVLLAHYPTRVFAASSLGFDLVLAGHTHGGQIRPLPGMVAHASCDIPNQYATGIIRVSETLCAITRGIGEGHLPVRFLCPRQLPIYSLSQGWMRAQSSHTHTIEQIGYW
- a CDS encoding UDP-3-O-(3-hydroxymyristoyl)glucosamine N-acyltransferase, coding for MLSTLATDRTLEIHTLTSESTKSRFPMTTARLAELLHATLDGPEDVVITGIAGLVDAQSGDVSFLRSSKFADQCAISQASAFIVSDGALNGHACAKPVLIVPDADLAVIQVLTAHESRAVASGIAPDACVHPSATVDSSASIGARCVIGADVYIGAHTMLHPGVVVESGCTIGDHCDIQAHVVVGSDGFGYHFDKARGALVKVPHIGNVVIGSYVDIGAGTCIDRAKFGSTIIGDGTKIDNLVQIAHNVVIGKGCIICGQTGIAGSVRIGSNVTIGGGASIKDNVTIGDGVSISGRAGVITDIPAGETWVGAPAYPAKAHHRRNVALGFVTENITALKRLLEERSQPDES
- a CDS encoding UDP-3-O-acyl-N-acetylglucosamine deacetylase gives rise to the protein MHSPSRTTLKHAVEVSGVGLFTGAPATLRLSPFTNPAIEATCGDGAMFVRSCTGYRFVFRRTDTGAAPWCVAGPDVISRTPIHPAFREMPPRCTSLDLRVSGHDSAEQPIATVGTVEHILSALVGMGITDALIEVDGPEVPILDGSSLAFAALIHQSGTQTLDDEIQPIVVREPVVIERNDTRIEVQPSNTYSLTYSLDYGASSPIRNGVCSWVNDDADSIESDTAVVATGRDGYASLVAPARTFCLKAEADQMQRAGFFKHLTTRDMLVIDGDGPIDTTYRHPQECALHKLLDLIGDLALAGAPILGHIAASRTGHAANHAMAIAVAEQRK
- the secG gene encoding preprotein translocase subunit SecG; the encoded protein is MTQCTALSLAVFPTWMVGGLIALLVAICLLLIMTVLIQRPSGGGLSGAFGGGGGSGQTAFGAKTGDALTWATVIMFALFLTFAGVLNIGMADDTPQTQQTAQDPTNPENSAPLDLDLGQPPTTEDTTGSTDPNTPSENAGNPAEQPPEQQPTEQQGEQPTSTPTGNPEAPTNDPNTPTTDPATDPTTLPATLPPTQPQPDPAVPPSNTPTEPPAGGSTGGGDLRL
- a CDS encoding OmpH family outer membrane protein translates to MKSTSSSIDTPRRSMRIALPWLAVALAAGMWFMTRESNASRRTFAPPTSVALVNISVLFESLDEAEASEKALDAKLERWVTEQAKAADAYRAAEEEVKLQTPWSVEWIETQRRIAEYGGKLQSLDTVLKSLKSRDRGAMYRRMYAKACVEIEKIAAAEGYDIIMLDDRTYYELDNEDRWGTRTAAETFLAITSRQIIYAKNSVDITQRVITAMNNAFHAGN